One Verrucomicrobiia bacterium DNA window includes the following coding sequences:
- a CDS encoding undecaprenyl/decaprenyl-phosphate alpha-N-acetylglucosaminyl 1-phosphate transferase: protein MSSLPAYVYAAAFLGAFLGAGLSLPWWRRWCRQAGVVDEPGERKIHVQAVPLAGGLAVFTGLLVPILGGVAAAWAGLLPEPVAEKVRYGFGQRWIPLLIIVGGALAMGGLGWLDDVYELRPGQKFAGQCVLAVLAACLGERITLFIPYGLVQVLLTTLWLVAVTNAFNLSDNMNGLCAGLAALAAVFFALQGLWHGYYLVALLALSVAGATLGFLPFNYPRATVFLGDSGSHALGFLMASLAIVPHYYSPEHSHRLAVLSPLLVLAVPLVDMAFVVVTRMARGQPFYRGDNRHLSHRLAEKTGSPALAVAILWGAGLLGGLAALSLW from the coding sequence ATGTCATCCTTGCCGGCCTATGTTTATGCCGCCGCTTTTCTGGGGGCCTTCCTGGGGGCGGGGTTGAGTCTGCCGTGGTGGCGGCGCTGGTGCCGGCAGGCCGGAGTGGTGGATGAACCCGGGGAGCGCAAAATCCATGTGCAGGCGGTGCCGCTGGCCGGGGGGCTGGCCGTGTTCACCGGGCTGTTGGTGCCGATTTTAGGCGGTGTGGCGGCTGCCTGGGCAGGTCTGTTGCCGGAGCCGGTGGCGGAGAAAGTGCGTTATGGGTTTGGCCAGCGTTGGATTCCGCTGCTAATCATCGTGGGGGGAGCCCTGGCCATGGGCGGGCTGGGCTGGCTGGACGATGTGTATGAGCTGCGCCCGGGGCAGAAGTTCGCCGGGCAGTGTGTACTCGCGGTGCTGGCCGCCTGTCTGGGGGAGCGAATCACCTTGTTTATTCCCTATGGGCTGGTGCAGGTGTTGTTGACGACGTTGTGGCTGGTGGCCGTGACCAACGCCTTTAATCTGAGCGACAACATGAATGGATTATGCGCGGGGCTGGCGGCACTGGCCGCGGTATTCTTTGCTCTGCAAGGTTTGTGGCACGGCTATTATCTGGTGGCCTTGTTGGCGCTTTCGGTGGCTGGAGCGACGCTGGGTTTTCTGCCGTTCAACTATCCCAGAGCAACGGTTTTTTTGGGCGACAGCGGCAGTCATGCGCTGGGCTTTTTGATGGCCAGTCTGGCCATTGTGCCCCATTACTATTCTCCGGAGCATTCCCACCGGCTGGCGGTGTTGTCACCGCTGCTGGTGCTGGCTGTACCGCTGGTGGACATGGCGTTTGTAGTGGTCACGCGGATGGCGCGGGGGCAGCCTTTCTACCGGGGGGACAACCGGCATTTATCCCATCGTCTGGCGGAAAAGACCGGCAGCCCGGCGCTGGCGGTGGCGATTTTATGGGGGGCGGGACTGCTGGGGGGCCTGGCCGCGTTAAGTCTGTGGTGA